One genomic region from Cryptosporangium minutisporangium encodes:
- a CDS encoding ABC transporter ATP-binding protein codes for MTEPLIALQNVSRRYDSGPPALDDVSLSVATGEALAILGPSGSGKSTLLNLIAGLDKPTSGTVTVGGKRIDTLSEAASARYRRSTIGLVFQFFNLLDDLTVFDNIVLPAQLAGGAKRETHARATELLRGLGIDRHARAYPGRLSGGERQRVAVARALMNRPALLLADEPTGALDTASGADVRRLLTELHADGQTIVLVTHDRTLATECATRTIEVVDGRIATDSALAPLR; via the coding sequence ATGACCGAACCGCTCATCGCGCTGCAGAACGTCAGCCGCCGCTACGACAGCGGCCCGCCCGCGCTCGACGACGTGTCGCTGAGCGTCGCGACCGGCGAGGCGCTGGCGATCCTCGGCCCCTCCGGCAGCGGGAAGTCCACGCTGCTCAACCTGATCGCGGGTCTCGACAAGCCGACCAGCGGCACGGTCACCGTCGGCGGGAAGCGCATCGACACGCTCAGCGAGGCCGCGTCCGCCCGGTACCGGCGCAGCACGATCGGGCTGGTCTTCCAGTTCTTCAACCTGCTCGACGACCTGACCGTGTTCGACAACATCGTGCTCCCCGCCCAGCTGGCCGGCGGCGCGAAGCGCGAGACCCACGCCCGCGCCACCGAGCTGCTGCGCGGCCTCGGTATCGACCGGCACGCCCGCGCCTACCCCGGGCGGCTCTCCGGCGGCGAACGGCAGCGCGTCGCGGTGGCCCGCGCCCTGATGAACCGGCCCGCGCTGCTGCTGGCCGACGAGCCCACCGGCGCGCTGGACACCGCGTCCGGCGCCGACGTCCGGCGGTTGCTCACCGAGCTGCACGCCGACGGCCAGACGATCGTCCTGGTCACCCACGACCGGACGCTCGCCACGGAGTGCGCCACCCGCACGATCGAGGTCGTCGACGGCCGGATCGCCACCGATAGCGCGTTGGCGCCGCTGCGATGA
- a CDS encoding FadR/GntR family transcriptional regulator, with protein MNLGPVDRPRGLSDQVIATLRAQITSGAWPVGSRIPTEPELVAQLGVARNTVREAIRALAHNGLLDIRQGSGTYVVATSELAGVMRRRFAAARKQDVTELRGALEATAAGLAATRRTADDLRHLDALLAERERAWASGDRDSFVTADTAFHLAVVAAAHNQVLGELYADLGAVISESLREHFSPQLRPDEYRDHARLVEAIRAGDPGAAAAEAASHTETIRFA; from the coding sequence ATGAATCTTGGCCCCGTCGACCGTCCCCGCGGACTCTCCGACCAGGTCATCGCCACGCTCCGTGCGCAGATCACCTCCGGTGCCTGGCCGGTCGGCTCCCGCATCCCCACCGAGCCGGAGCTCGTCGCCCAGCTCGGCGTCGCCCGCAACACCGTGCGGGAAGCGATCCGGGCCCTGGCGCACAACGGGCTGCTCGACATCCGCCAGGGCTCCGGCACCTACGTCGTCGCTACCAGCGAACTGGCCGGGGTGATGCGTCGCCGGTTCGCCGCCGCCCGGAAGCAGGACGTCACCGAGTTGCGCGGTGCGCTGGAGGCCACCGCCGCCGGGCTGGCCGCGACCCGCCGCACGGCCGACGACCTGCGCCACCTCGACGCGCTGCTCGCCGAACGGGAGCGGGCCTGGGCCTCCGGCGACCGTGACTCGTTCGTCACCGCCGACACCGCGTTCCACCTCGCGGTCGTCGCCGCGGCGCACAACCAGGTCCTCGGCGAGCTCTACGCCGACCTCGGCGCGGTGATCAGCGAGTCCCTGCGCGAGCACTTCAGCCCGCAGCTGCGCCCGGACGAGTACCGCGACCACGCGCGGCTGGTGGAGGCCATCCGCGCCGGCGACCCGGGCGCGGCCGCCGCCGAGGCCGCGTCCCACACCGAGACCATCCGGTTCGCCTGA
- a CDS encoding response regulator transcription factor, with protein sequence MSDAVRVVVADDQALVRTGFRMILTADGIDVVAEATTGVEAIDAVRRTRPDVVLMDIRMPELDGLEATRRILAADSADPGSADSGRAAGPRVLMLTTFDLDQYVYAALSAGASGFLLKDVTPEQLTAAVRLVRAGDALLAPSITRRLVERFARRDEDAAAVHRDLAALTPREREVLRLLARGLSNAELAGQLHLSEATVKTHVARILGKLHLRDRVQAVVVAYETGLVAPGET encoded by the coding sequence ATGAGCGACGCGGTGCGGGTGGTGGTCGCCGACGACCAGGCGCTGGTCCGGACCGGGTTCCGGATGATCCTCACCGCCGACGGCATCGACGTGGTGGCGGAGGCGACCACCGGCGTGGAGGCGATCGACGCGGTGCGCCGCACCCGCCCGGACGTGGTGCTGATGGACATCCGGATGCCGGAGCTGGACGGTTTGGAGGCGACCCGCCGGATCCTCGCCGCCGACTCCGCCGATCCGGGCTCCGCCGATTCGGGAAGGGCCGCCGGGCCGCGGGTGCTGATGCTGACCACGTTCGACCTCGACCAGTACGTGTACGCGGCGTTGTCGGCGGGGGCGAGCGGGTTCCTGCTCAAGGACGTCACGCCCGAGCAGCTGACCGCCGCGGTGCGGCTGGTGCGCGCCGGTGACGCGTTGCTGGCGCCGAGCATCACGCGCCGGCTGGTGGAGCGGTTCGCGCGGCGGGACGAGGACGCCGCGGCCGTGCACCGGGACCTCGCGGCGCTCACCCCGCGGGAGCGTGAGGTGCTGCGGCTCCTCGCCCGCGGGCTGAGCAACGCCGAGCTCGCCGGGCAGCTGCACCTGTCGGAGGCCACCGTGAAAACCCACGTGGCGCGGATCCTCGGCAAGCTCCATCTGCGGGATCGGGTCCAGGCAGTGGTGGTGGCGTACGAAACCGGCTTGGTGGCCCCAGGCGAGACCTAG
- a CDS encoding MFS transporter produces the protein MTALVLVAFNLRPAVTSVGPVLEELRADLGMSAAVAGLLTSVPALCFAVVGVTAPRLARRFGADPVILAGIAALTAGLAARPLVGGVPLFLLLSGLALAGIALVNVLLPVVVKERFGDRVGAMTGVYSTALNVGATTAAAVTVPTAAGPGDDWRIGLGTWAVLAALSLVPWLALVRRTAAARRAAPAADDTATTPRAPSVRMSASPTAWALATFFGLQATAAYVIIGWLPQVFRDAGLSAQTAGLLFAVTSLLGVPLSYVLSAAAGRMRSQSGLAALLAVFGLAGYAGLFVAPAGAPWVWAVLLGISNCAFPLALTMIGLRGGDATTVVRLSAFTQSAGYLLSIPGPVIVGTLYDHTGGWRAPLAFLAVLMAAQLVAGWFAGRDRRL, from the coding sequence ATGACCGCGCTGGTGCTCGTGGCGTTCAACCTCCGGCCGGCCGTGACCAGCGTCGGCCCGGTCCTCGAGGAGCTGCGGGCCGACCTGGGCATGAGCGCGGCGGTCGCCGGTCTCCTCACCTCCGTCCCGGCCCTGTGTTTCGCGGTCGTCGGCGTCACCGCACCCCGGCTGGCCCGCCGCTTCGGCGCGGACCCGGTGATCCTCGCCGGCATCGCCGCGCTCACCGCCGGGCTCGCCGCGCGCCCGCTGGTCGGCGGGGTTCCGCTGTTCCTGCTGCTCTCCGGGCTGGCCCTGGCCGGGATCGCGCTGGTCAACGTGTTGCTGCCGGTGGTGGTCAAGGAACGGTTCGGCGACCGGGTCGGCGCGATGACCGGCGTCTACTCCACCGCGCTGAACGTCGGCGCGACCACGGCCGCGGCCGTGACGGTGCCGACCGCGGCCGGGCCCGGCGACGACTGGCGGATCGGGCTGGGCACCTGGGCGGTGCTCGCCGCGCTGTCGCTGGTGCCGTGGCTGGCCCTGGTACGCCGCACCGCCGCCGCGCGCCGCGCGGCGCCGGCCGCCGACGACACCGCGACCACACCGCGTGCGCCGAGCGTCCGGATGAGCGCGAGCCCAACCGCGTGGGCGCTCGCGACGTTCTTCGGCCTGCAGGCCACCGCCGCCTACGTGATCATCGGCTGGCTGCCGCAGGTCTTCCGCGACGCCGGCCTCTCCGCGCAGACCGCCGGGTTGCTGTTCGCGGTCACCTCCCTGCTCGGCGTCCCGCTCTCGTACGTGCTGTCGGCCGCGGCCGGGCGGATGCGGAGTCAGAGCGGCCTGGCGGCGCTGCTCGCGGTGTTCGGGCTCGCCGGGTACGCGGGCCTGTTCGTGGCCCCGGCCGGCGCCCCCTGGGTGTGGGCGGTGCTGCTCGGCATCTCCAATTGCGCGTTCCCGCTCGCGCTGACGATGATCGGCCTGCGCGGCGGCGACGCCACGACCGTCGTCCGGCTCTCGGCGTTCACCCAGAGCGCCGGGTACCTGCTGTCGATCCCCGGGCCGGTGATCGTCGGCACGCTCTACGACCACACCGGCGGCTGGCGGGCCCCACTGGCGTTCCTGGCGGTGCTGATGGCCGCGCAACTGGTCGCCGGCTGGTTCGCCGGCCGCGACCGACGGCTCTGA
- a CDS encoding ABC transporter permease, whose amino-acid sequence MSALSKVVRSGVHRRWVQTVVITLATAAAVTAGLLGVGLLVASNAPFDHAFVNQRGAHLNVLTDPKKATTAQLAATADAEGVAEAAGPFPVGQVMFIPPPPPGMSAPAGPGARGPMLTVAGRSGPGDTIDQVTLTDGRWANQPDEIVVRDGGNVRVRVGETITMGQGTNARDVTVVGLGRSVSDTADAWMTPAGLAALKPPTTSYQMLYRLTDADTDAQVTAARKAVTAALPDGAVTTARSWLTVKKAANVQTALFVPFLLAFGGLSLLLSVLIVGTVIAGAVGSTLRRIGILKALGFTPAQVVRAYVAQALIPAVIGAVIGVVAGNLIAIPLLARTEDLYGTVALTIAPWVDVVVLGGVLLIVAVTASAAAARAGRLSAVDALAVGRTPAARRGQYAARIAARLPLPRPVTLGLARPFSAPIRAGAMIVAIAFGAAAVTLAAGLGTSLNRIQVAADHSGAQIGVDSFGVDAAPGDPQPQPGSSEPEAVDPAKVTAVLDDQAGTDRYVGVRQTEAAVPGVSGETTFAEYTANPGWAGYELVSGRWFTRPGEAVVPTEILRDTDRELGDTITVTPKDGTPVTLTIVGEVFDPGDNDGLVMAQGGGAGFRPDTWQIGVSDDTDLGAYASTLTTALEPLGLGVHVESEGVDELIIIIDALAGLLTLMLVTVAGLGVLNAVVLDVRARVHDIGIHKALGMTPRQTLTAVLSSVAMIGLVGGLVGVPAGVVLHGIMVPAMGRGAGVELPPVIMTVFHPLQLTVFALGGLVLAGAGALLPAGWAAKTRTATALRTE is encoded by the coding sequence ATGAGCGCGCTGAGCAAGGTCGTCCGCTCCGGGGTGCACCGCCGGTGGGTGCAGACCGTGGTGATCACGCTCGCCACCGCCGCGGCGGTCACCGCGGGGCTGCTCGGCGTCGGCCTGCTGGTGGCGTCGAACGCGCCGTTCGACCACGCGTTCGTCAACCAGCGCGGCGCCCACCTGAACGTCCTGACCGATCCGAAGAAGGCGACGACCGCGCAGCTGGCGGCGACCGCCGACGCGGAGGGCGTCGCCGAGGCCGCGGGCCCGTTCCCGGTCGGGCAGGTCATGTTCATCCCGCCGCCGCCGCCGGGCATGTCGGCCCCCGCAGGGCCTGGGGCCCGAGGGCCGATGCTGACCGTCGCCGGACGCAGCGGGCCGGGCGACACGATCGACCAGGTGACGCTCACCGACGGGCGGTGGGCGAACCAACCGGACGAGATCGTGGTGCGCGACGGCGGCAACGTCCGCGTCCGGGTCGGCGAGACGATCACGATGGGCCAGGGCACGAACGCCCGGGACGTCACCGTCGTCGGGCTGGGGCGGTCGGTCAGCGACACCGCCGACGCGTGGATGACCCCGGCGGGGCTGGCCGCGCTCAAGCCGCCCACCACCAGCTACCAAATGCTCTACCGGCTCACCGACGCCGACACCGACGCGCAGGTGACCGCCGCCCGCAAAGCCGTCACCGCCGCCCTGCCCGACGGGGCCGTCACCACCGCCAGGTCCTGGCTGACCGTCAAGAAGGCGGCGAACGTCCAGACGGCGCTGTTCGTACCGTTCCTGCTGGCCTTCGGCGGGCTGAGCCTGCTGCTGTCGGTCCTGATCGTCGGCACGGTCATCGCCGGTGCGGTCGGCTCGACGCTGCGCCGCATCGGCATCCTCAAGGCGCTCGGGTTCACTCCCGCACAGGTCGTCCGCGCCTACGTCGCGCAGGCCCTGATCCCCGCGGTGATCGGCGCGGTGATCGGCGTCGTCGCCGGGAACCTGATCGCGATTCCGCTGCTCGCCCGTACCGAGGACCTCTACGGCACGGTCGCGCTGACGATCGCCCCGTGGGTCGACGTCGTCGTGCTCGGCGGTGTGCTGCTGATCGTGGCGGTCACCGCGTCGGCCGCCGCGGCGCGCGCCGGGCGTCTCTCCGCGGTCGACGCGCTCGCCGTCGGCCGCACCCCGGCCGCGCGCCGCGGGCAGTACGCCGCGCGGATCGCCGCGCGGCTCCCGCTACCCCGCCCGGTCACCCTCGGCCTGGCCCGGCCGTTCAGCGCGCCGATCCGCGCCGGCGCGATGATCGTCGCGATCGCGTTCGGCGCCGCCGCGGTGACGCTGGCGGCCGGGCTCGGCACGTCGCTCAACCGGATCCAGGTCGCCGCCGACCACTCCGGCGCGCAGATCGGCGTCGACAGCTTCGGCGTCGACGCCGCGCCGGGCGACCCGCAGCCGCAGCCGGGGAGCAGCGAACCGGAGGCCGTCGACCCGGCGAAGGTCACCGCCGTCCTCGACGACCAGGCGGGCACCGACCGGTACGTGGGCGTCCGCCAGACCGAGGCGGCCGTCCCGGGGGTGTCCGGCGAGACCACGTTCGCCGAGTACACCGCGAACCCCGGCTGGGCCGGCTACGAGCTGGTGTCCGGGCGGTGGTTCACCCGGCCCGGCGAGGCCGTCGTCCCCACCGAGATACTGCGGGACACCGACCGGGAACTCGGCGACACGATCACGGTCACCCCGAAAGACGGGACGCCGGTGACGCTGACGATCGTCGGGGAAGTGTTCGACCCGGGCGACAACGACGGCCTGGTCATGGCCCAGGGCGGCGGTGCGGGCTTCCGGCCGGACACCTGGCAGATCGGGGTCAGCGACGACACCGACCTCGGCGCCTACGCCAGCACGCTCACCACCGCGCTCGAACCGCTGGGCCTCGGCGTGCACGTGGAGAGCGAGGGCGTCGACGAGCTGATCATCATCATCGATGCGCTCGCCGGTCTGCTCACGCTGATGCTGGTGACCGTCGCCGGGCTCGGCGTCCTCAACGCCGTGGTGCTCGACGTCCGGGCCCGCGTCCACGACATCGGCATCCACAAGGCCCTCGGCATGACACCCCGGCAGACGCTGACCGCGGTCCTCTCGTCGGTGGCGATGATCGGGCTGGTCGGCGGGCTGGTCGGCGTCCCCGCGGGGGTGGTGCTGCACGGCATCATGGTCCCGGCGATGGGCCGCGGCGCCGGCGTCGAACTGCCCCCGGTGATCATGACCGTGTTCCACCCGCTGCAGCTGACCGTGTTCGCGCTCGGTGGGCTGGTGCTGGCGGGAGCGGGCGCGCTGCTGCCCGCCGGGTGGGCGGCGAAGACCCGCACCGCGACCGCGTTGCGGACGGAGTAA
- a CDS encoding sensor histidine kinase, with translation MIRERLRVVFRAVLRRSGPSAPLSRRNWLFDAGLACAMALLAVLTADNDVPDRPQPHQSDPYAPLPPRPVPPPGPEPYVSDTWSTFGWLVLLLVVIAAPLVFRRRYPLSMLWVVLGTASFVVDVGDEAPLRLSFFVCVIAAYSAAVYSPYRIPALASLPLAAFFFQQVQGDANEPAFGAAITAVPQDAVPFLILVPLGVAAYGLRGWRSRADAERARVATLEGERAEAVRRATARERARIARELHDVVTHNVSVMVIQAGAARKVLDSAPEQAREALLAVEAGGRAAMTELRHVMGLLTIDSDEAEPELAPQPGLSQVEPLIDRVRNAGVPVELVVTGVPGPLPEGIDLAAYRVVQEALTNTVKHAAGAPAVVRIDYGADRLWIEVTDAGGVASDPERAEPDGAGQGLIGLRERLAVYGGVLQAGPRIRGGYRVEAVIPFATAEAPRLPVETR, from the coding sequence GTGATCCGAGAGCGTCTGCGTGTGGTGTTCCGGGCGGTCCTGCGCCGCTCCGGGCCGAGCGCACCCCTGTCGCGACGCAATTGGCTGTTCGACGCCGGGCTGGCGTGCGCGATGGCGCTGCTCGCGGTCCTCACCGCCGACAACGACGTACCGGACAGACCACAGCCCCACCAGTCCGACCCGTACGCGCCGCTCCCTCCGCGGCCCGTTCCTCCGCCCGGGCCGGAGCCCTACGTTTCCGACACCTGGTCGACGTTCGGGTGGCTGGTGCTGCTGCTGGTGGTGATCGCCGCGCCGCTGGTGTTCCGGCGGCGGTATCCGTTGTCGATGCTGTGGGTGGTGCTCGGAACCGCGTCCTTCGTGGTGGACGTGGGCGACGAGGCGCCGCTGCGGTTGTCGTTCTTCGTCTGTGTGATCGCCGCGTACAGCGCGGCCGTGTACAGCCCCTACCGGATCCCGGCGTTGGCGAGCCTGCCGCTGGCGGCCTTCTTCTTCCAGCAGGTCCAGGGCGACGCGAACGAACCGGCGTTCGGCGCGGCGATCACGGCCGTTCCGCAGGACGCGGTGCCGTTCCTGATCCTGGTGCCGCTCGGGGTGGCCGCGTACGGCCTGCGTGGCTGGCGGTCCCGGGCCGACGCCGAACGGGCCAGGGTCGCCACGCTGGAGGGCGAGCGCGCCGAGGCGGTCCGCCGCGCCACCGCCCGGGAACGCGCCCGGATCGCCCGGGAACTGCACGACGTGGTGACCCACAACGTCAGCGTGATGGTGATCCAGGCGGGCGCGGCGCGGAAAGTTCTCGACAGTGCTCCGGAGCAGGCACGCGAGGCGTTGCTGGCGGTGGAGGCCGGTGGGCGGGCGGCGATGACCGAGCTGCGGCACGTGATGGGGCTGCTGACGATCGACAGCGACGAGGCCGAGCCGGAGCTGGCGCCGCAACCGGGCCTGTCGCAGGTGGAGCCGCTGATCGACCGGGTGCGGAACGCGGGCGTGCCGGTGGAGCTGGTGGTCACCGGGGTGCCGGGGCCGTTACCGGAGGGAATCGACCTGGCCGCGTACCGGGTGGTGCAGGAAGCGCTGACCAACACCGTGAAACACGCGGCAGGAGCCCCGGCGGTGGTACGCATCGACTACGGCGCCGACCGGCTGTGGATCGAGGTCACGGACGCCGGCGGAGTGGCGTCGGACCCGGAACGAGCGGAACCCGACGGCGCGGGACAGGGGCTGATCGGCCTGCGGGAGCGCCTCGCCGTGTACGGCGGGGTGTTGCAGGCCGGGCCGCGGATCCGGGGCGGGTACCGGGTGGAGGCGGTCATTCCGTTCGCCACCGCGGAGGCGCCGCGGCTGCCGGTGGAGACCCGATGA